Sequence from the Clostridium botulinum genome:
TTCCCATTTGAAGGTAAAAGAAGAATGAGACATGCAGAGATGGGTATAGAAACATTGAAACAAAAAGTAGATACATTAGTGATTATTCCTAATGAAAGATTACTTAGAATGGCAGATAAGAAGACTACATTATTAGACTCATTTAAATTAGCTGATGATGTGTTAAGACAAGGTGTACAAGCAATTTCAGATCTAATAACTATTACTGGTGTAATTAATGCAGATTTTGCAGACATAAAAGCAGTTATGCTTAATAAAGGATTAGCTCATATGGGTGTTGGTTTTGGAAGTGGAGATAATAGAACTCAAGATGCAGTTCATCAAGCAATTTCATCTCCATTGTTAGAAACATCAATTGAAGGTGCAACTGATGTTATAATAAACTTTACAGGTGGAGTCGATTTAGGTGCGTTAGAAGTTTACGATGCAGCTGATGTTGTACGTGAAGCAGTAGATCCAGATGCTAATATAATCGTTGGTGCGGTAATTGATGAAACACTTAATGAAGAAATTAGAATTACTGTTATAGCTACAGGATTTGAAGTTCCTAACAATAACATTGCTCCTTCAGAAGTGATAAACAAGGTTAATCAAATTCAAAGAGAAGAGGCACCACAACCTAAGACTCCTACACCAGAAGTTGCAGCGACAGTGGAACAACCTAAGCAAGAAAATAATTTTGATGATGATGATCTATTAGATATACCTGTTTTCTTAAGAAGAACTAAAAAGCATTAATACTTAGTATTTTATGAATTTATATATAAGAAAAAAGCATGTAAGATGAATTAGTCTTGCATGCTTTTTTTTTGCATACAAATTTTAGTGTTTTAATTCATGTTATAAAATAATTAATTATAAAATCATTATCAATTATTAAAAAAATAAATGTAAATATATGTAAAAAGTTATGTTCTAAAAATGATAAAATCGTATGCTATTGTGACAAATTTTTAATCGATATAAGTCTATAATAAAACTCAATAGGGGGATTCGTATGGAGGTATATATAGATATTTTAATTTTAGAAAATTTTATAATTAATTTATTTCTTATGATACTAACAATGAAAATACTAAAGTATAAAGTTAAAGATATTTTATTAATATGTTCAGGATTTATAGGAGCGTTGTATACGATTGTATTATTATTTCCTAAATTAGATATATTAACTTCATTTCCTTGTAGAATAATAATTTTATATATAATGATTAGAATAAGTTATGGTAAAAAAGGTTTTATTAATATAATTAAAGCTATGGGTATATTTTTATTATTAACATTTACATTAAGTGGATTATGTTTTATGTTTTCATTAAATCAGAATGAATATTTATTAGGCGAAAGTTTTGAAATAAGTAAGTACTCAATGAAATATTTGATATTAGGTGGAATGATAATATATATGTTTTTTAATAGATTAATAGAATATGTTAAAAACAAATTGATGGTAAATAATTTTAAGTTTAGTATACAGTTTGAGGTAGCTGAAACTATGTATGATATAAAGGGTTTTTTAGATACTGGAAATGAACTTAGAGAGCCTGTTAGTAATCTTCCATGTATTTTAATAGAACAAGATCTTGTAAGTACAATCAATTTTAATAGTAAGGATGTTTATTACATACCTTATAGTGCAATTGGATATGGGGGTAATCTAAAAGGAATAAAGGTAGAGTCAATAAAAATAAAGGGTGAAAAATTTTATAATGAAGTAGATGCTATTATATGTCCATGTAATGAAAAATTAAGCAAGGAAAATGATTTCAATGCATTATTGTCAAGAGGAGTAATATAAAGGGGTGTATTATGAGAAGAATGATTTTATTTTTAAATAAATTATTATCTAGATTTAAATTATTTAGAAGAAAGTTATATTATGTAGGTGGTAGTGATGCACTTCCACCACCATTATCAAAAGATGAAGAAGAAACATTAGTAAATAATCTTATGCATGGAGATGAAAGCATAAGAAGTACATTGATAGAAAGAAATTTAAGACTAGTTGTCTATATAGCAAGAAAATTTGAAAATACAGGTGTTCATGTTGAAGATCTAATTTCAGTTGGAACTATTGGATTAATAAAGGCGGTAAATACTTTTAATCCAGAGAAGAAAATTAAATTGGCGACATATGCATCTAGATGCATAGAAAATGAAATTTTAATGTATTTAAGAAGGAATAGTAAAATAAAAGCAGAAATTTCATTTTACGAACCATTAAATATAGATTGGGATGGAAATGAATTATTATTATCAGATATTCTAGGGACTGAAAATGATGAAGTGTATAATTTAATTGAAGATGAAGTAGATAAGCAGCTATTGTTAATGGCACTTAGAATTTTAAATGATAGAGAAAAAGAAATTGTAAGGCTTAGGTTTGGCTTAAATGGAACAAGAGAAAAAACTCAAAAGGAAGTTGCTGATATGCTTGGAATATCTCAATCGTATATTTCAAGACTAGAGAAAAAAATAATTAGAAG
This genomic interval carries:
- the sigE gene encoding RNA polymerase sporulation sigma factor SigE, whose translation is MRRMILFLNKLLSRFKLFRRKLYYVGGSDALPPPLSKDEEETLVNNLMHGDESIRSTLIERNLRLVVYIARKFENTGVHVEDLISVGTIGLIKAVNTFNPEKKIKLATYASRCIENEILMYLRRNSKIKAEISFYEPLNIDWDGNELLLSDILGTENDEVYNLIEDEVDKQLLLMALRILNDREKEIVRLRFGLNGTREKTQKEVADMLGISQSYISRLEKKIIRRLKKEISKMI
- the ftsZ gene encoding cell division protein FtsZ, coding for MLDFDGDIQELTNIKVIGCGGGGSNAVNRMIVEGLKNVEFIAINTDKQALMLSHADQKIQIGEKLTKGLGAGANPEIGKKAAEESKEEISAAIKGANMVFITAGMGGGTGTGAAPIVAEIAKSMEILTVGVVTKPFPFEGKRRMRHAEMGIETLKQKVDTLVIIPNERLLRMADKKTTLLDSFKLADDVLRQGVQAISDLITITGVINADFADIKAVMLNKGLAHMGVGFGSGDNRTQDAVHQAISSPLLETSIEGATDVIINFTGGVDLGALEVYDAADVVREAVDPDANIIVGAVIDETLNEEIRITVIATGFEVPNNNIAPSEVINKVNQIQREEAPQPKTPTPEVAATVEQPKQENNFDDDDLLDIPVFLRRTKKH
- a CDS encoding sigma-E processing peptidase SpoIIGA; protein product: MEVYIDILILENFIINLFLMILTMKILKYKVKDILLICSGFIGALYTIVLLFPKLDILTSFPCRIIILYIMIRISYGKKGFINIIKAMGIFLLLTFTLSGLCFMFSLNQNEYLLGESFEISKYSMKYLILGGMIIYMFFNRLIEYVKNKLMVNNFKFSIQFEVAETMYDIKGFLDTGNELREPVSNLPCILIEQDLVSTINFNSKDVYYIPYSAIGYGGNLKGIKVESIKIKGEKFYNEVDAIICPCNEKLSKENDFNALLSRGVI